Proteins encoded together in one Deinococcus irradiatisoli window:
- a CDS encoding heme exporter protein CcmB has translation MNEGWQQILTVARKDARLAGRTRDTLLATAFYAALVLLVLGLALGPDDARLKPAAAGAVWAALALSSAIASGRAFAQEQEAGALEQLTLYPGPHGALYLGKWLGSWLQLLLLTIGALPLGLLLFGAAGGGQALPWPALLLTALLGVTGLSASSTFYAAITVNLRAREALLPALAFPLLVPVVLASVKATGLLISGGWSSEVAGWLGFLAAFDVGTLVVCTLLFPFAVE, from the coding sequence GTGAACGAGGGCTGGCAGCAGATCCTGACGGTGGCCCGCAAAGACGCCCGGCTGGCGGGGCGCACCCGCGACACCCTGCTCGCCACCGCCTTTTACGCCGCGCTGGTGCTGCTGGTGCTGGGCCTGGCCCTCGGCCCCGACGACGCCCGCCTCAAGCCCGCCGCCGCCGGCGCGGTGTGGGCGGCGCTGGCGCTTTCCTCGGCCATCGCCTCGGGCCGGGCCTTTGCCCAGGAGCAGGAAGCCGGAGCGCTCGAGCAGCTGACCCTCTACCCGGGGCCGCACGGCGCGCTGTACCTGGGCAAGTGGCTGGGCAGCTGGCTGCAACTGCTGCTGCTGACCATCGGGGCGCTGCCGCTGGGTCTGCTGCTGTTCGGGGCGGCCGGCGGCGGTCAGGCGCTGCCCTGGCCCGCGCTGCTGCTCACGGCGCTGCTGGGCGTCACCGGGCTGTCGGCCAGCAGCACCTTCTACGCGGCCATCACCGTGAACCTGCGCGCCCGCGAAGCGCTGCTGCCGGCGCTGGCCTTTCCGCTGCTGGTGCCGGTGGTGCTCGCCAGCGTCAAGGCCACCGGCCTGCTCATCAGCGGCGGCTGGAGCAGCGAGGTGGCGGGCTGGCTGGGTTTCCTGGCGGCCTTCGACGTGGGTACCCTGGTCGTCTGCACGCTACTGTTTCCGTTCGCGGTGGAATAA
- a CDS encoding molybdopterin-dependent oxidoreductase, with the protein MTAFPSAPADGTYYRACNLCEAICGLQLTVRAGQVVDVRGDPDDPLSRGHLCPKGAVIADIHTDPDRLKRPLRRDGDTWTELGWDEALNEVAARLREVQARHGQHSVAVYQGNPSVHNSGTLLSAGGFVRALGSRSRFSATSMDQLPHHFAAAEMFGHPLLLPIPDIDRSDYFLMLGANPLASNGSIMTAPGMASRLKAVRQRGGKVVLIDPRRTESAAYADEHHFIRPGSDALLLLAFLNVIFAEQLDRPGRLAEFTDGLEELQTAAVPFTPERVAPVTGLDAPTIRRLAREFAAAPRGVAYGRIGLSLQAFGGLCQWLLNALNLVTGHLDAPGGAMWPRPAFDLLMRAKKGETYHGRWHSRVRGLPEFDGELPVAALAEEFTTPGEGQLRALVTIAGNPVLSTPDGARLDEALADAELVVSVDPYLNATTRRAHYILPPAVGLETRHYDVVFHHFAVRNTARLSDPIFPIGEDQRYDYQIFEGLRQRLSGEGGSTPDERLELGLKHGPRRTSLTELRASPHGTDYGPLEPCLPERLLTAGGRLHAAPAPMLADLPRLEALLGAEVPGLVLIGRRQLRSNNSWMHNVPRLMRGPERCTLMLSEVDAARLGISDGQAVEVRSRVGAVTVPAELTDTLMPGVVSLPHGFGHGKAGVRLRTAQARPGVSYNDLTDPAALDELTGNSAAGGLPVTVKPVAAVQESAAD; encoded by the coding sequence GTGACCGCTTTTCCATCTGCTCCCGCCGACGGCACCTACTACCGGGCCTGCAACCTCTGCGAGGCCATCTGCGGCCTACAGCTCACCGTCCGGGCCGGGCAGGTGGTGGACGTGCGCGGCGACCCGGACGATCCGCTCAGCCGCGGGCACCTGTGCCCCAAGGGCGCAGTCATTGCCGACATCCACACCGACCCCGACCGCCTCAAACGCCCGCTGCGCCGGGACGGCGACACCTGGACCGAACTCGGCTGGGACGAAGCGCTGAACGAGGTGGCCGCCCGATTGCGCGAAGTGCAGGCCAGGCACGGCCAGCACAGCGTGGCGGTGTACCAGGGCAACCCCAGCGTTCACAACTCCGGCACCCTGCTCTCGGCCGGCGGGTTCGTGCGCGCCCTGGGCAGCCGCAGCCGCTTCTCGGCCACCAGCATGGACCAGCTGCCGCACCACTTCGCCGCCGCCGAGATGTTCGGCCACCCGCTGCTGCTGCCGATCCCCGATATCGACCGCAGCGACTACTTCCTGATGCTGGGCGCCAATCCGTTGGCCTCCAACGGCAGCATCATGACCGCGCCGGGCATGGCTTCTCGCCTCAAGGCCGTGCGGCAACGCGGCGGCAAGGTCGTGCTGATCGATCCGCGCCGCACCGAGAGCGCCGCCTACGCCGACGAGCACCACTTCATCCGCCCCGGCAGCGACGCGCTGCTGCTGCTGGCTTTCCTGAACGTGATCTTTGCCGAACAGCTGGACCGGCCCGGCCGGCTGGCCGAGTTCACCGACGGCCTGGAGGAGCTGCAGACGGCGGCCGTGCCCTTCACGCCGGAGCGGGTCGCGCCGGTCACCGGCCTGGACGCCCCGACGATCCGCCGGCTGGCCCGCGAGTTCGCCGCCGCGCCGCGTGGGGTGGCTTACGGACGCATCGGCCTGAGCCTGCAGGCGTTCGGCGGACTGTGCCAGTGGTTGCTCAACGCGCTGAATCTGGTGACCGGCCACCTCGATGCGCCGGGCGGCGCGATGTGGCCGCGCCCGGCCTTCGATCTGCTGATGCGCGCCAAAAAGGGCGAGACCTACCACGGGCGCTGGCATTCGCGGGTGCGCGGCCTGCCGGAGTTCGACGGCGAGTTGCCGGTGGCGGCGCTCGCCGAGGAGTTCACCACGCCCGGCGAAGGGCAGCTGCGCGCGCTGGTGACCATCGCCGGCAACCCGGTGCTGAGCACCCCCGACGGTGCCAGGCTCGACGAGGCGCTCGCCGACGCGGAACTGGTGGTCAGCGTCGATCCGTATCTCAACGCCACCACCCGCCGCGCCCACTACATCCTGCCGCCGGCGGTGGGCCTGGAAACGCGGCACTACGACGTGGTGTTCCACCATTTCGCGGTGCGCAACACCGCCCGCCTCAGCGACCCGATTTTTCCTATCGGCGAGGACCAGCGCTACGATTACCAGATTTTCGAGGGCCTGCGCCAGCGTCTGTCAGGGGAGGGTGGCAGCACGCCGGACGAGCGCCTGGAACTGGGCCTGAAGCACGGCCCACGCCGCACCAGCCTGACCGAACTGCGCGCTTCTCCGCACGGCACCGATTACGGCCCGCTGGAACCGTGCCTGCCGGAGCGCTTGCTGACCGCAGGCGGCCGCCTGCACGCCGCCCCCGCGCCGATGCTGGCCGATCTACCACGCCTGGAAGCCCTGCTCGGCGCCGAGGTGCCGGGTCTGGTGCTGATCGGGCGGCGCCAGCTTCGCAGCAACAATTCCTGGATGCACAACGTGCCCCGGCTGATGCGCGGCCCCGAGCGCTGCACCCTGATGCTGAGCGAGGTGGACGCGGCCCGGCTGGGGATCTCTGACGGTCAGGCGGTGGAGGTGCGCTCGCGGGTCGGCGCGGTGACGGTGCCGGCAGAACTCACCGACACCCTGATGCCCGGCGTGGTCAGCTTGCCGCACGGTTTCGGCCACGGCAAGGCGGGGGTGCGGCTGCGCACCGCCCAGGCCCGGCCCGGTGTCAGCTACAACGATCTGACCGACCCGGCGGCCCTCGACGAACTCACCGGCAACTCGGCGGCGGGTGGGCTGCCGGTCACGGTGAAGCCGGTAGCTGCGGTGCAGGAGAGCGCGGCCGACTGA
- a CDS encoding helix-turn-helix domain-containing protein has protein sequence MSAEPLSPAEAGALLRRRREARGLSQEQVAAALGLRSANYLSYLETGKVNLARSKYLGPLAELLSLSAEDVQAVAPALRLSLSPAPDMPRALREAVEEYGDKFPELRDPGWQETLAGARFRGGGPETPEDWLDYYRFIRRYTKPRRDG, from the coding sequence ATGTCCGCCGAGCCGCTCAGCCCTGCCGAAGCGGGCGCGCTGCTGCGGCGGCGGCGCGAAGCGCGGGGGCTGAGCCAGGAACAGGTCGCCGCCGCGCTGGGCCTTCGCAGCGCCAATTACCTGAGCTACCTGGAAACCGGCAAGGTCAACCTGGCGCGCAGCAAATACCTGGGGCCGCTGGCCGAACTGCTCTCGCTGAGCGCTGAGGACGTGCAGGCGGTGGCCCCGGCCTTGCGGCTGAGCCTGAGCCCCGCGCCGGACATGCCGCGTGCCTTGCGGGAAGCGGTGGAGGAGTACGGCGATAAATTCCCCGAACTGCGCGATCCAGGCTGGCAGGAAACGCTCGCCGGAGCGCGCTTCCGGGGCGGCGGTCCCGAGACGCCGGAAGACTGGCTCGATTACTACCGCTTCATCCGCCGCTACACCAAGCCGCGCCGGGACGGCTGA
- a CDS encoding ImmA/IrrE family metallo-endopeptidase, with translation MDLDYLFHYFTQHVERVHAAHGYLSDVRRLASELGIRMRPGLHNSLVWGDPPLITLSAEDYGSRRQFSAMHEVAHLLLKECGAESELLLYFGDLEEAAPAIEGWCNHAAGLLLLPRPLLQAAEAEHGLSAATVLSLQRSGQVSLGAALRRVVYAEPDRRLAAFASTAGRRVSDIAKLNFSVPFWRHDRLPESIPRAAAQQKTFALGEGSEVRGSCLRVPGRGALGLLVAP, from the coding sequence ATGGACCTCGATTACCTGTTCCATTACTTTACCCAGCACGTCGAGCGGGTTCACGCGGCGCACGGCTACCTGAGCGACGTGCGCCGGCTGGCCTCGGAGCTGGGCATCCGGATGCGGCCCGGCCTGCACAACTCGCTGGTGTGGGGCGACCCTCCGCTGATCACCCTCAGCGCCGAGGACTACGGTTCGCGCCGGCAGTTCAGCGCCATGCACGAGGTGGCCCACCTGCTGCTCAAGGAATGCGGCGCCGAAAGCGAACTCCTCCTTTATTTCGGCGATCTGGAAGAGGCCGCGCCCGCCATCGAAGGCTGGTGCAACCACGCCGCCGGGCTGCTGCTGCTGCCACGGCCGCTCCTGCAAGCCGCCGAGGCCGAGCACGGCCTGAGCGCCGCGACCGTGCTGAGCTTGCAGCGCTCGGGGCAGGTCAGCCTCGGCGCCGCGCTGCGCCGGGTGGTGTACGCCGAGCCGGATCGGCGGCTTGCGGCGTTTGCCAGCACGGCGGGCCGGCGGGTCAGCGACATCGCCAAGCTGAATTTCTCGGTGCCGTTCTGGCGCCACGACCGCCTGCCGGAGAGCATTCCCCGCGCGGCGGCGCAGCAAAAAACCTTCGCGCTGGGCGAAGGCTCGGAGGTGCGTGGTTCGTGCCTGCGCGTGCCGGGACGCGGCGCGCTGGGCCTGCTGGTGGCGCCCTGA
- a CDS encoding ABC transporter ATP-binding protein — MTKSSAASVRPAIEVRGLQKKYRDQVVLEDVSLGVKPGEVYALTGPNGAGKTTLIRCMTGLAFPTGGAVSIMGRDVHQDGPRARANLGAVVEAPAKFYPQFSGSQNLSMHAQLSAMAPGAKKISRDRVREVLALLELTRMAERPVGEYSLGQRQRLGVAAAILAEPKVLILDEPTSGLDPLGIGLIHRIVTGMATSGCAVILSTHHLREIATYAHTVGILTGGRMVDSVDLRARQAAYRFRVDDPLGAAQTLSALPFVKKATTRTPYAIAHLGGEARVPDALSQLSAAGIRVFEASPDHFDLYEYYRERVEQH, encoded by the coding sequence GTGACGAAATCTTCCGCCGCTTCCGTGCGCCCGGCCATCGAAGTCCGGGGCCTGCAAAAGAAATACCGGGACCAGGTGGTGCTCGAAGACGTGTCGCTGGGCGTCAAGCCCGGCGAGGTCTACGCCCTGACCGGCCCCAACGGCGCAGGCAAGACCACCCTGATCCGCTGCATGACCGGCCTGGCCTTTCCCACCGGCGGCGCGGTGAGCATCATGGGCCGCGACGTGCACCAGGACGGCCCGCGCGCCCGCGCCAACCTCGGCGCGGTGGTGGAAGCGCCGGCCAAGTTCTACCCGCAGTTTTCCGGCTCGCAGAACCTGTCCATGCATGCCCAGCTCTCGGCGATGGCGCCGGGCGCCAAGAAGATCAGCCGCGACCGGGTACGCGAGGTGCTGGCCCTGCTCGAACTTACCCGCATGGCCGAGCGCCCGGTGGGCGAGTACTCGCTGGGCCAGCGCCAGCGCCTGGGCGTGGCGGCGGCGATTCTGGCCGAGCCGAAGGTCCTGATTCTCGACGAACCGACCTCCGGCCTCGATCCGCTGGGCATCGGGCTGATTCACCGGATCGTGACCGGCATGGCGACCAGCGGCTGCGCGGTGATTCTCAGCACCCACCACCTGCGCGAGATCGCCACCTACGCCCACACCGTCGGCATCCTGACCGGCGGGCGGATGGTGGACTCGGTGGATCTGCGCGCCCGTCAGGCGGCCTACCGCTTCCGGGTGGACGATCCGCTGGGCGCGGCCCAGACGCTCTCGGCGCTGCCGTTCGTCAAAAAGGCCACCACCCGCACGCCCTACGCCATCGCCCACCTCGGCGGCGAGGCGCGCGTGCCCGATGCCCTCTCGCAGCTCTCGGCGGCGGGCATCCGGGTCTTCGAGGCCAGTCCCGACCATTTCGATCTGTACGAGTACTACCGCGAACGGGTGGAACAACACTGA
- a CDS encoding acyl-CoA dehydrogenase C-terminal domain-containing protein — MPQYKAPLRDLRFVMHEVLKAEDALKAMPYYAQHETADADLINQVLEEAARFAENELAPLNAVGDQEGCVRDAQGNVTTPTGFKAAYTKFRQAGWTGLDADPQWGGQGMPHVANIAVSEMNIAANVAWSMYPGLSHGAYSALYAHGSDELKATYLPKIVSGEWTGTMCLTEPHAGTDLGIIRTKASDNGDGTYAITGTKIFISAGEHDFTDNIIHLVLARLEGSPEGTKGISLFLVPKVLVDADGRLGERNGVVCGSLEHKMGIHGNATAVLNFDGATGYLVGEVNKGMNNMFTMMNAARLGTGMQGLGLGEVAYQNAVAYAKDRLQMRHEPRVKPEEKADPIISYPDVRRMLLTGRAYSEAGRALALWLALSLDTEHHHPDEAKRKEAADLVALLTPVAKAFMTDNGFNVAVQSQQVFGGHGYIREWGMEQFVRDARIGMIYEGTNSIQALDLLGRKVLMDGGKKLQRLAGQVEALVNEVQDDEELQGYADQLGKAAGQVATLTMVIGQKAMQNADEANAAAVDYLRYVGHVTYAFLWLKMAKVALDAVKAGNDKDGFYKAKLQTARFYFDKLFPETKMLSATIKAGGDSLDVDMGMFGVERDLATA, encoded by the coding sequence ATGCCCCAGTACAAAGCCCCGCTCCGCGATCTGCGTTTCGTGATGCACGAAGTCCTCAAGGCCGAGGACGCCCTCAAGGCCATGCCTTACTACGCGCAGCACGAAACCGCCGACGCCGACCTGATCAACCAGGTGCTGGAGGAAGCCGCCCGCTTCGCCGAGAACGAACTCGCGCCGCTGAACGCCGTGGGCGATCAGGAAGGCTGCGTGCGCGACGCCCAGGGCAACGTGACCACCCCGACGGGTTTCAAGGCGGCCTACACCAAGTTCCGTCAGGCCGGCTGGACCGGACTCGACGCCGATCCGCAGTGGGGCGGGCAGGGCATGCCGCACGTCGCCAACATCGCCGTTTCCGAGATGAACATCGCGGCCAACGTGGCCTGGAGCATGTACCCGGGCCTGTCGCACGGCGCCTACAGCGCCCTCTACGCCCACGGCAGCGACGAACTCAAGGCCACCTACCTGCCCAAGATCGTCAGCGGCGAGTGGACCGGCACCATGTGCCTCACCGAACCGCACGCCGGCACCGACCTGGGCATCATCCGCACCAAGGCCAGCGACAACGGCGACGGCACCTACGCCATCACCGGCACCAAGATCTTCATCTCGGCCGGCGAGCACGACTTTACCGACAACATCATCCACCTGGTGCTGGCCCGCCTGGAAGGCAGCCCCGAAGGCACCAAGGGCATCTCGCTGTTCCTGGTGCCCAAGGTGCTGGTGGACGCCGACGGCCGCCTGGGTGAGCGCAACGGCGTGGTGTGCGGCTCGCTGGAGCACAAGATGGGCATTCACGGCAACGCCACCGCCGTGCTGAACTTCGACGGCGCCACCGGCTACCTGGTGGGCGAAGTCAACAAGGGCATGAACAACATGTTCACCATGATGAACGCCGCCCGCCTCGGCACCGGTATGCAGGGCCTGGGGCTGGGCGAGGTCGCTTACCAGAACGCGGTGGCCTACGCCAAGGACCGCCTGCAGATGCGCCACGAGCCGCGCGTGAAGCCCGAGGAAAAAGCCGACCCGATCATTTCCTACCCCGACGTGCGCCGGATGCTGCTGACCGGGCGCGCCTACAGCGAAGCGGGCCGGGCGCTGGCGCTGTGGCTGGCCCTGAGCCTGGACACCGAGCACCACCACCCCGACGAAGCCAAGCGCAAGGAAGCGGCCGACCTGGTGGCGCTGCTGACCCCGGTGGCCAAGGCCTTCATGACCGACAACGGCTTCAACGTGGCGGTGCAAAGCCAGCAGGTCTTCGGCGGGCACGGCTACATCCGCGAGTGGGGCATGGAGCAGTTCGTGCGCGACGCCCGCATCGGCATGATCTACGAAGGCACCAACAGCATCCAGGCGCTCGATCTGCTGGGCCGCAAGGTGCTGATGGACGGCGGCAAGAAGCTGCAGCGTCTGGCCGGGCAGGTCGAGGCGCTGGTCAATGAAGTGCAGGACGACGAGGAGCTTCAGGGCTACGCCGATCAGCTCGGCAAGGCCGCCGGACAGGTCGCCACCCTGACCATGGTGATCGGGCAGAAGGCCATGCAAAACGCCGACGAGGCCAACGCCGCCGCTGTGGATTACCTGCGCTACGTGGGGCACGTCACCTACGCCTTCCTGTGGCTCAAGATGGCCAAAGTCGCGCTCGACGCCGTGAAGGCCGGCAACGACAAGGACGGCTTCTACAAGGCCAAGCTGCAGACCGCCCGCTTCTACTTCGACAAGCTCTTCCCCGAGACCAAGATGCTCTCGGCCACCATCAAGGCCGGCGGCGATTCGCTGGACGTGGACATGGGCATGTTCGGGGTGGAACGGGACCTGGCGACGGCCTGA
- a CDS encoding ABC transporter permease — protein MLTLIALEFRKLFGARSVRLAALICVLLPWIWPLAPRLRAVYNLVIVSGWQVPTLSLITMTQFLLPLLVALTCAEMIGTEISQGTLAPLILRPIDRSRIIIAKLITALLYPAALLLILFAASLVAGLRFGFGDFSGGTGLGPGLFVGVGQLTSSEAFMQVLRSYALDALALMPIAALALLFAVVYLNTAAAALATLATIQIMNMLVVFPEALQKILITTYLDLYSRQGDLTQPIILMVIYTIGFSVLAVFAFEKRDL, from the coding sequence ATGCTGACCTTGATTGCTCTTGAATTCCGCAAGCTCTTCGGTGCCCGCAGCGTTCGTCTGGCGGCCCTCATCTGCGTGCTGCTGCCCTGGATCTGGCCGCTGGCCCCGCGCCTGCGGGCGGTGTACAACCTGGTGATCGTCAGCGGCTGGCAGGTGCCGACCCTGTCCTTGATCACCATGACGCAGTTTCTGCTGCCGCTGCTGGTGGCCCTGACCTGCGCCGAGATGATCGGCACCGAGATCTCGCAGGGCACCCTGGCCCCGCTGATCCTGCGCCCGATCGACCGCAGCCGCATCATCATCGCCAAGTTGATCACCGCGCTGCTCTACCCAGCCGCCCTGCTCCTGATCCTGTTCGCGGCCAGTCTGGTGGCGGGGCTGCGCTTCGGCTTCGGCGATTTCAGCGGCGGTACCGGGCTGGGGCCGGGCCTGTTCGTGGGGGTGGGGCAGCTGACCAGCAGCGAGGCGTTCATGCAGGTGCTGCGCTCGTACGCCCTCGACGCCCTGGCCCTGATGCCGATCGCGGCGCTGGCCCTGCTGTTCGCGGTGGTGTACCTGAACACGGCGGCGGCGGCGCTGGCCACGCTGGCCACCATTCAGATCATGAACATGCTGGTGGTCTTCCCCGAAGCGCTGCAAAAAATCCTGATCACCACCTACCTTGACCTCTACAGCCGCCAGGGCGACCTCACCCAGCCGATCATCCTGATGGTCATCTACACCATCGGCTTCTCGGTGCTGGCGGTGTTCGCCTTCGAGAAGCGCGATCTGTAG
- a CDS encoding cytochrome c biogenesis CcdA family protein: MVSSAPSLTIAFVAGLISFLSPCVLPLVPSYLGAIGGKAPLPRALGFILGFGLVFVALGATASGLGALLDAYRFTLSRVAGALIIFFGLVMLGVLKVPFMMRDTRELSAADQYGPVVLGAAFAFGWSPCLGPVLGSILGLAASTQSLSQGVGLLLVYTLGLAVPFLISALLWERLNLRRLNKYAGVFEKVGGVILLALGLLMLTGRFTLLASWAFSVMPSWLRL; the protein is encoded by the coding sequence ATGGTTTCCAGCGCTCCCAGCCTCACCATCGCGTTCGTGGCGGGGCTGATCTCGTTTCTCTCGCCGTGCGTGCTGCCGCTGGTGCCAAGCTACCTGGGCGCCATCGGCGGCAAGGCGCCGCTGCCCCGGGCGCTGGGGTTCATCCTGGGCTTCGGGCTGGTGTTCGTGGCGCTGGGCGCGACCGCCAGCGGTCTGGGAGCGCTGCTCGACGCTTACCGCTTCACCCTCTCGCGGGTGGCCGGGGCGCTGATCATCTTCTTCGGGCTGGTGATGCTGGGCGTGCTGAAGGTGCCGTTCATGATGCGCGACACCCGTGAACTCTCGGCGGCCGACCAGTACGGGCCTGTGGTGCTGGGCGCGGCCTTCGCCTTCGGCTGGAGCCCCTGCCTGGGGCCGGTGCTGGGCAGCATACTGGGGCTGGCGGCCAGCACCCAGAGCCTCAGCCAGGGGGTGGGATTGCTGCTGGTCTACACCCTGGGGCTGGCGGTGCCGTTTCTGATCTCGGCGCTGCTGTGGGAGCGGCTCAATCTGCGGCGGCTCAACAAGTACGCCGGCGTCTTCGAGAAGGTGGGCGGCGTCATTCTGCTGGCGCTGGGCCTGCTGATGCTCACCGGACGCTTCACCCTGCTGGCGAGCTGGGCCTTCTCGGTGATGCCGTCCTGGCTGCGCCTCTGA
- a CDS encoding ABC transporter ATP-binding protein produces MNVATEYAAQLRGAWLRLGREVILRGVTLDIPAGEGVALLGENGAGKTTLLRLLASSLRLTRGEGRVYGFDLRDGRAVRDFVHLMPVEGGTYPDLTAAENLDFALKMHRLSGDTASALRRVGLEHAAERRVRFLSAGMRKRLNLARLSLLARPLTLVDEPFANLDAAGRDLALDVLAEVTAQGRTLIVAAHEPELAAWVTRRALRLQAGTLTEQP; encoded by the coding sequence CTGAACGTGGCGACCGAATACGCCGCGCAGCTCCGGGGCGCTTGGCTGCGGCTGGGCCGCGAGGTGATCCTGCGCGGCGTGACGCTGGACATCCCGGCGGGCGAGGGGGTGGCGCTGCTCGGCGAGAACGGCGCCGGCAAGACCACCCTGCTGCGCCTGCTGGCCTCCAGCCTGCGCCTGACGCGCGGCGAGGGGCGGGTCTACGGTTTTGATCTGCGCGACGGGCGCGCGGTGCGCGACTTCGTTCACCTGATGCCAGTGGAGGGCGGCACCTACCCCGACCTGACCGCCGCCGAGAACCTCGACTTCGCCTTGAAGATGCACCGCCTCAGCGGCGACACGGCCTCGGCCCTGCGGCGCGTGGGACTGGAGCACGCCGCCGAGCGCCGGGTGCGCTTCCTGTCGGCGGGGATGCGCAAGCGCCTGAACCTGGCCCGCCTGTCGCTGCTGGCCCGCCCGCTGACGCTGGTGGACGAACCGTTCGCCAACCTCGACGCGGCCGGGCGCGACCTGGCGCTGGACGTGCTGGCCGAGGTGACGGCCCAGGGGCGCACCCTGATCGTCGCCGCGCATGAACCGGAACTGGCCGCCTGGGTCACCCGGCGGGCGCTGCGCCTCCAGGCCGGCACCCTCACGGAGCAGCCGTGA